The DNA region CTTCTGCCAGGATAGTTTTCAAGCCCTGGATGGAGATACTCAGATGAGAGGAGGGGGGACTGTATAatctaatgagcctgcatgtgacaaaGGAACAGGagccaaatctgaatggcttgttgaatcacatgtttttctGATCagcaaaagctgtttttttatgtcacagtttgtgtgttggtatgcattctagatacccaaatgtatgtgcacaagtaCTGTAAAAGTTAGTAGActtgatatgtcccctttaatgttGTATTCTGCAAAGTACAGCCAAAGACGGCAGAGTTGTCACAAGGCTTTGGTGAGAGAAACTTCATCAAAGCCTGTAAGAAGGtaagtgcaaaaaaaactaatctggAAGTACAAAATGCaacttttgttttaatggtATGTTAAAAGTACACTGCACTGGGTAGTATTTCAAAACAACTAGCTTTTGATGCTGATCCTTCTTTAAAAGGTCTTACGTAAAGAATAGTACCCCTCTACAAATTTCATTAAAGCACCCAGAGATGATCTGGATTACAATGCGAGGATTATGTTCACTAATCCAAACGTATCTCTTGATAATGGATAATAACTAATAATCCCCTTGATGAATGGCTGCCTAATGTGGGCGACAGGGTGATGAACTGCCATGTACGACTAACTCACGACAGTGCTGCCACCTAGTGTTTGCTGATGAAATCTCTGCACACAACAGGTCAGTTACTTCCTCTCCTTTATCTTCCTTAACTGTATATAAAGGTCTATACACATAGAGCCTCCAACAGAGACTTTGGTATTGTCTCTGGGAATTATAGGGGAATTAATGACtagttgaaaatgtaaaattgcttttaataatttaataattaataagtaATTATTTTTACTAAATATCTTGAATTaggcaaattaaaatgtaattaaatactGAATAATAAACAGATCTACTATTTCTCCACCAAATTAAATCCTGGCAGTGCTGAAGATGATTCGAAAAAGCATTTAGCTGCAAACAGctgatacatttaaatcagtTAAATCATTTGGTTTTAATAATTCAACAGGCTTTTCTGATAAAGATGATGGCGAGGGTTACACTTGGGGCAAGGTGTGCAGAAGGTAGAGCTTCAGTAAACCTCTCTTCCTAAACATCTCACAGTGGATTAAAAGCCCACAGATTCTAGGAATGGTCAATGCTCTAACATTTTATTTGACTGCTgcgttttttttaagtttcaaaGGAGCAGTATGTAGGACTTGGGGGCATCTAGCGGTGAAGTTGCAGAACTAACTAACTGAATCAGTTCACATCTCCCTTTCCAAGCATGCAGATAActatggtggccttcaggtaacgttaaaatcacaaaataccCTCtatagagccagtgtttggtttgtccgttctgggctacagTAGATGTCTGtgaaacatggcggactccgtAAAGAAGATTCGTTCCCTATGTAGATATTGATGAAAGGATCATTCTAaggtaatgaaaacacaaccatTCTTATTATCAGGTGATTATACTTATGAAAACCATGTTCCAGTTCTGttaataacccccccccccctaaatcctacacaatTGTCCTTTAACTATAAATGTCTTCTTTGGTCATCTTTGTTAGTCCTAATTTAGAAAGTGGGAACCTATATCCAGTCTCAAGGCCGGAacatgtttcattgtttcatccGTCTGTTTCATCATTGTGAGCCATATCAAATGTACACAGTCTTTTTAAAGGGGAAGcattaaaagtaattttccaTCCACACGTTTTGTTTAACAGTGAGTGAAAGCCCTTATTCATGTATTTGGGGAAGCAGCCGGCTGTGAGAACAGGGATAAGTAGTTTAGCTCCTCCAGGAGCTTCCTCTATGGGATTTACAGTGTAACATCCCCCACATGGCCAGGCTGCTTATCCAGTAGGTTTAAGAACTACAGCGCTGATAAATCTAAAGTAAATATTTACAAGACAAGACACATATAAATGATCGGGAATTGTAATCTGCAACACTTTAGAGCCCAAGTGTACACAGCTGATCCTATACTGTTCCTTTAATCTGGTGATTAGAGAGAGACCAACATGCCGGTACAGTTATCGCAAGAAAATGATCAGAATCAGGATGCGTTATTGATCCCCAGGGGATATTTGTACGCTACAGTTGCTCTTGTATATAACCCTtaagaaatgtgagaaaaattgaaataaaagactTTGTCCAATATAAATAAAGGATTTATAACAATGATTGAACTGTCATTTGTATTACTTAATTGTTAAGAACTGCAATAATTGACAAATGCTTGTCCTTGGCCTTACCTTCATTGTGATGGTGGCGGTTTTCAAATTTTTCTCCTCAGCTCTCCTCTTTCAAAGCATGCCGCATCTCGGCCATGTGTTACGCAAAACTGAGGTAATCCACCtgctctgcgtgtgtgtgtgtgtgtgtgtgtgtgtgtgtgtgtgtgtgtgtgtgtgtgtgtgtgtgtgctagaaTAAAGGACTACACTGCCATATGTCATGCTGGACACACGTCCAGCATGACATATGGCAGTGTAGTCCTTTATTCTAGCATAGCAGGTCAGGTGCCTGCCTGGCAGCTAAAACCCTGTTCCAGTGTAATTCAGTACCCACAATACCTGGTTGTAACTATTAGATGATTAATTTCAATGACACATTTCTctcgctatatatatatatattattattattattatttgtttcaaaTTATGTAGTGATTTTGCTATTAATGTCCCAGCAATCCAGGTGAGCTCCAGGTTTTctataatataatagaaaaagcacagtttacgaattcttaaaggaatagtttgatatttataaaaaatatgctAATATCAACATAAcaagagttagataagaagacAAAGTGTGAAGCTATAGCTAGCAGGACTTCCTGGTTGGTCCCCTCCCAGATGCACACCTGCTCCCACTTTTCTTATCAGCCCTTTCCACACATCCCTTGCTAGTTTGTCAAACATTGCCATATGTCGCATTCCTATGATACTTATTTGTATCTGATCTGCTACATACATATACTGTCTCTGCTGCGATACATGATATCAGGTTACCACGCAGTGTCTGCAGTGTAGCCCTGCACACACCAGCCATGACAGTTTTAGGACAAGATAACCTCACATCTCCAGTTACATGAAGTGCAGGGTCACTACACAGAAAGAGATAAGACAACTagaaacatttcattaatgtattttccttttaatggAGAAAAGCAATCTAAAGGTTAACTCTATATTCAGATATATAATTGGAAGTGACAAAGTTTCAAATCCACAGCAAATATGCAAAATTGATTTATCGGTACAGTGTGTCAATCCAGTAATTCTGCAAATAACACCAGTACCAGTAAGTGAAAAATACTTTGATTGCTGGTGTGATTTATAATGATTAAATTGAATACTTATCTAATTTATTATGACACTTCCCAAAATGCTTGCAcacattcaaatgaataaagGACAGTACTCCAAACTCTTGTTATTTGTACATAGTTATGTATTAGCACAGCATATCACTTCCAGATGCAGAAGGAGACATGACTGACAGCTCAAGAAACTGATCccagaaatgaaaaatgtttggaCAGTAATCTGACTGAGGTTTTGCTCGTTAGCATCGTACGACATCCTCTGACTCTGTCTGGGTGACAGTAACCATCAGCGCACCCCaatctctccacacacacacatccatccatGGCCTCCTGCAGGCAGGTTTCACACCGTAGACTTCATAAATGGGAGAGGACCGGGACGCACCGGCTACGTTGTCCACACAGAGGACTGAGGGGTGGAGGTGCTCGCAAAGAAACCCACCAATCTGATTACTGCTCAAAGAGATTCAATGAACTGCTGTTTGGCTGTTTGTTCTGccatcaaagaaaaaacatctcaccAAAAGTAAAATACTACATAAGAGGGAAGAAGCTAGTAAAAACACTCCTGGCATCCTAATTATCCACTTCCATCTCACCAGAATGACTGTGCAttccaggctgctgctgctgctgctgctgctgctgcggatgatgatgatgatgatgatgatgatgatgatgatgatgggggaGATGATGCTGaggatggtggtgatggtgactGAGAGCATGAAGAGTTGTATCCTGACCTGTTTCATGCTAATGTTGGGACTGATTCTGGTGATGATGGTGTTATTGGTGATCGTGGTGATGAGAATGAtgagggtgatgatgatgatgctgatgatgatgatggctgtGGTGATGATTCGCCATAGGAGCTGTTTCTCCCCCCTCTGGATTATTCATGTCCGTTTTAATTGTGGGTATTGTAGTTGTTGTGGTCTGGTTGACATTTAAATCCGTTGTCACGTTATTCATGAGGCTGTTCTTGCCACTTGATAAAGTAGCATTAGCCTGCAAAACATCAAATTCATGTTCATTCatttatgaaattaaatcatttttgtatttcaaaagaTGTCTTTTGACAGAACAAgctcaaaacactttttcatgCCATGAAGTTGCTAATAAAGTTACCCATTTACATCCAGCAGACATGATGCTGTTATCATTTATTTGGCGTTGTACTTCTGACCTCTTTCACATTATACATAGTAATTTTTTCCAtcatgaatacaaaaatatgtgagTGCAGCTAAAACTAAAATGGGGTATTAATGAGTGAGTACTAAACACTGACAAACTCTTGTGCGTGAATTGGTGTTACTATTCAcagctttctgtgtgtgtggaagcaTTTTGCATAGGCTTTAGTACTCCCCAAGACCTGTAAGCAGACTTTGATGTTTGAAATGTGGAGTTCCGCTTTGAATTATGAATGGTATGCAAATGTGTGGACTGCACtcatttttctaaattgttttttcttaattttgattattctttttttgttttttaatatgggatagttatttttattgaaatttcTTTGGTTCATGCATGCCAAGATGCACGCATCCTGATAACCattgtttgatgtgtgtgtgtgtgtgtgattactCACAGAGCAATTGCAGATGTTTTTAAGATAAGTGGCTCTGATTGCGGCCTCTACGTAGACGTTATGCAGGTAACTGTAAGGCAGTACGATGTGGAAGGTGAGCAGACCACAcctggagaaaaagaaagagagagagaatcaaaaTGCAGATGGGATTCACTGCAATTTTATTGGTTGCTTCCTTAATTTTTGCAATGTGATGCAGTAACAAATCATACAGTTATTTTTGTCTCTGAAATTCATTTGAAATACCGAGACAGGAACGTTCAAAGTACATTTGAATAAACAGTTTTCCATTTAAAATCTTTCACAAGAGGGAACAAGTGTGAGGCACTGGTGAAGCCAGTACCTcacatcagggggcgactcatctggctgcaaaaaaaacctctgattgtatggaagtctataagaaaattactctacttctcacttgatttattacctcagtaaacattgtaaacatgagtttatggtctcaatctctagtttcaagtcttcttcaatacagcataatgttcatttagtacattttgGTCCAAATAGAGCATAAAGCttggggatgctttagggcaggcttactgtgattgacagggcACTACCACAACATTGTCCAGTCTGGGacttgtccatgtttttgtctttgaactTTAAACCTTTCACAGTGGGTTTTAAGTTCATGAAGTTAATTGTAACGTTTTTGTCGCCTGCAAATCTTATTCAGCgcttggttgtacttagctccgccCTCTGGCGTCACTtctggttggaaaaaaacaagaaggcaACAGACGCTTCAAactggcagtccacaaaccaacgggtgaggTCATGATGActgcgtccacttcttatatgctgtatatcatttatataGTATAATTTATCTCATCAGAGAGCTGAAACCTACTGGGGTTGTGACATAAAACGTAAAACAgaggaaataatattaaaacaatatttttttgatcTATGTGTCTTTAAATAGCCCTTACCTATCATAGACCAGGAAGTCATCTTTGTCACCATCCAGGGCCTCCCACACGTCATCTTGAAGGGGCTCCTGCTGGTAGACGGGGACACCAGGGGGCGCTCTTCTCTTCAGCTCCCAGTACATGGCTCTGGAGTGAGCCTCGCGCTCATTCACTATCATAAAAGACACATCTGTCAGGTTGCTGCGGTTCAGCTTTTCACGCAGGCCTCCGATTCTACAGAGGGGCAGAAAGAGGGGGAGTGAAAGGGAAAATTGTTAGAGTAGGAGAAAGGCTAATCAGGTGAACTGACTGTTTACACATCATTTTGCAGCAGACTCACTCAGTAATGCTTATGGGAAAGCAGCAAAAAGTGCTTCTAAATTATGACTTATAACACGCATTAGAATGTACTGTAACATGTACATCCTCCTATTACCGAATGAACAGCAGCAAAACGTTTTTCACGTAAGAGGAATTTAGCCAAAATGCTGCATCTGGGAGCCCGCCCCCAAATATCAAAGTAATGAATGAACGCACATGAACAAAACAATGCAATGACAGATTGTAGAGTTTGTATTGTCAGTACTGTATGCGTAGAAGGGAGCTGTGTAAGTAAGTGAGCCGTGGCCAATTAAGCTTCGTTTGTACTCCGTCAtgttgttgcattattctccaaaaTACCAGATGGCGTACACacaaaatgtactgtgaagAATTAATAAGACAATAAGTGTAACCCACAGGCAATAGGTGTAACTGGCAAaacgccataaaccaacctGCACAATGCCGAGGAGGGTTTTATAAtttgtaaactcatatctcacattcatggactactttattttctttgaacaAGCCCTGTGGAGAAACAAGTCAAGTATTATATGTCTATAAAGAAACGAAGGTTGAATGTCCTgcaaacaatttgatttggctgaaaCATATGTacacaaattaagatttttataACCTCCTATTTTTAAAGCATCTAAAGACGTATTGTCTTACTTTGTATAATCCCTACacatgtaaatagtgcttttGTCCGTGAACTTGATGGAAGGGTGTAGCATGAGCTGACAAGGAACATATTCTTTGAAAAAGTCTTCTTTGAAAAAGGACTGCGGCCAAATCGTTGTAATGCCTCAACATCTTTGAatatacagtggatataaaaagtctacacacccctgttaaaatgccaggttttttgtgatgtaaaaaaacgagacaaagataaatcatgtccgaaccttttccacctttaatgtgacctataatgtgaacaattcaattgaaaaacaaactgaaatcctttagaagggaaaataaaaaacttacaataacctggttgcattaatatgaacacccttcaactaatactttgttgaagcaccttttgattttattacagcactCAGTCTTTTTGGGTAGGAGTCTATTAGCATAGCACATCTTGACTTGGCAATATTTGcccactcttctttgcaaaagagctccaaatctgtcagattgcgaGGGCATCTCCTGTTCACAGCCCTCTTCAGATCAccccacagatgttcaattggattcaggtctgggCTCTGGGTGGCCATTCCAaaactttaatcttcttctggtgaagccatgcttttgttgatttggatgtatgctttgggtcgttgtcgtgctgaaaggtgaaattcctcttcatcttcagctttctaacggaagcctgaaggttttgtgccaaaattgaCTGGTATTTGGAACTGTTCATAATTCCCTCCACCCTGACTAAGGCCCCGgttccagctgaagaaaaacagccccaaagcatgatgctgccaccaccatgcttaactgtgggtatggtgttctttgggtgatgtgcagtgttgtttttgcgcCAAACATACTTTTtggaattatggccaaaaagttcaaccttggtttcatcagaccatagcacattttcccatatgcttttgggagacttcatgtaagttttggcaaaatttagccgggcttggatgtttttcttggtaAGAAAAGGCTTCCGTCTTGCCACCCCACCCCATAGCCCAAACATGTGAAGAATACAGGagattgttgtcacatgtagtacacagccagtacttgccagaaattcctgcagctcctttaatgttgctgtatgcctcttggaagcctccctgaccagttttcttctcgtcttttcatcaatgttggagggacgtccagttcttggtaatgtcactgttgtgccatattttctccacttgatgactgtcttcactgtgttccatgGTATATCTAATGccttggaaattattttgtacccTTCTCCTGACTGATACCTTTCAACAATGAGATCCTTCTGATGCTTTGGTGCTCTCTGCGGACCATGGCTTTTGCTGTAAAATGCaactaagaaaatgtcaggataatcctactagaacagctgaactttatttgggattaatcagagtcactttaaatgatggcaggtgagtactgactactatttaacatgagtttgaatgtgattggttaattctgagcacatccacatccccagttataagagggtgtgcacacttatgcaaccacattattttacttttttattttttattttttcccctaaaagatttcagtttgtttttcaattgaattgttcacgttataggtcacattaatggtGGGAAAAGTTCCGACATGATTTaacttggtctcatttatttacatcacaaaaacatggcattttaacaggggtgtgtagactttttatatccactgtatttcttaaccttaaccttaaatAATGATCTTACTCttttaaaattacaattttgatcatctgtctgtgtgtgctctTCTTACTTGGAGGCCTGAGTGAGACAGAACTGTCAGCTGGCCTTCAACAGCGCCACCACGACCACGTTTCCCAGCAGCTCTTGCATGGGCGCCTGTCCCTTTATCATCCAGTTGGGGGCAAGCTTGCAGATCCTGGAGGCGTCGTTGTCCCCCTCCACTATCAGGCTGACATGCGAGGCCCAAAGGAGACCCGGCAGGGCCACCGCGTACATCCACCGCAACGAGAGACCGCTCATTGTCCCTCCCCCTGGCTGACTTGACCGAATCTACCAGAAGAGAAAGACGTGCAATGCCCCATGTTACTTTGACCAATAGGGACTTTGAACTTTGTCACACATGCGAGCTGTGTAGCCCTTTAAATGCCAATGAAGCAATAATctaaacaaaatcacaaaagcaGTCTGCATACTACAGTGCAGGGGCAGCACGTGCACAGTCTGGAATAAAAGCAGATTCAATCTTTGGCAGTTTTCCCCCTTGCACTGAGCCAAATGTCCAGGCAGTCTGATCCCCAAATAATTCAAAGAGTAAACCTTCGTTGTCTCTCTCACCGTATGTGGAGATAATCGGCAAAAAGAGTTTGTTATGGGGTAAACAGCTAGAACGGACAGAAGAATGTCGGGAGGGGGACAAATGGACCAGACagaaaagataaagagaggCTGGGACAGAGATATTTACAGCCACGGTGATATCCAAACTCTCAATAAATGTGCCCTTTTAgttgttgatttaaaattaattttaagttaaattattaaattgcaAATTTGATCTCAATCAGTGGGTCTGTGTCTGGAAAACAACATAACAGCTCCAGTTTTACCAACATGAAGGAACGTTATTTGTGTGTCCCCTAAACAGTGGCTACTTGCTGAATTCAGATTATTTTGAGGAGCGAAAAGTACACTAACAAACCCTGAACTTTTACCCCTCTTATGCAAAAACTTCAAATCAAATACGATTGGTTAGCATATTTCATAATAAACCcctttgaaataaaagtcaaagaGAAATGCTGTCCAAACTTACCTCTGTCCACTCTCTGTCCTGTGacccacataaacacagagagtAAACCCCTGTTGTTTATAAAGCCTGTGGGGTTGACTAAGCACTTCCCCCAAATCAAACAAactggggggagagagagagagagagagagagagagagagagagagagagagagagagagagagagagagacccagtATCAGTATGCTATCACCTCCTTCGTGAGAAACCTCAAACACATCAAATCAAACACCCCTTGGTGGGACAGGACTTTAATTTGAAAGTGTCTAAATCACCAGTGCAAATTGAGCTACAAAGGTGAGTCATTCTATAGgtatttttctccttcttttcctaCAGGAAGGAGAAGCACAGGTGAAATAAATAACGGTACCGGTGCTTTATATGAGACTGGGAGCATTGTGATTGCCTCACAATGGCTCCTCACaatggcgacggctgagctgGCGGCTCGCAGCTAACGGTGCCAACAGCACTAAAGGTGCGAACTATGGCAAAAAGTGCAGTCAGCAGCTTACGGCCCAGGGGCCTTAAGCAGGgtggtgttggctcccagctGAGACTGGTGGAGCAGCGAGGCAAAGCTCTTGAGACATTTATAATGGAATCAGTTTAACTTATTTTCTAATAGATCACTTTTTAAACATAGGCTGTTGTAGAGGAGCACTGTTTCCACATTTACTGCAATTATCCATTGGGGCTTTCCGCCGTATAACTTTTACATATTCTTAGCCATGCTAGCTCAATGGTTGGGGAGTCAATCTGTAAGTCAGTTGGTCCAGATTGAAATATCACAGCTgcctattggatggattgccatgacattatGTACAGATTgttcatggtgcccagaggatgaagtcttatgactttggtgattccctgACTTTTTATTGCCCCGCCAGCAGGTAAAAGTTATCACTTATCCTGGGAAATATTTTAACATCTCATCGATGGATTGGCACCAACATAATTAACGACATTCATGTTGCCCAGAAAATGATCCCTTATGACTTGCGTGATCCCTTAACGTTTCCTCTAGTGCTAATATTTGgtcaatttttttataaaatagtgCCATCCCTCAGCTGTACTTACTGTGTTTAGTTAGGGTGACCATACGTCCGTATTTCCCGGGACATGTCCGTATTTCACGTCCTGTCCCGGGTGTCCCGggttatttttagaaagtgtttttaaaatgaccttCTTTGgaccattacatttacatgcactaGGGCACTGCCCACGGCGCTGCGTGCGA from Anoplopoma fimbria isolate UVic2021 breed Golden Eagle Sablefish chromosome 8, Afim_UVic_2022, whole genome shotgun sequence includes:
- the selenop2 gene encoding selenoprotein Pb codes for the protein MSGLSLRWMYAVALPGLLWASHVSLIVEGDNDASRICKLAPNWMIKGQAPMQELLGNVVVVALLKASUQFCLTQASKIGGLREKLNRSNLTDVSFMIVNEREAHSRAMYWELKRRAPPGVPVYQQEPLQDDVWEALDGDKDDFLVYDRCGLLTFHIVLPYSYLHNVYVEAAIRATYLKNICNCSANATLSSGKNSLMNNVTTDLNVNQTTTTTIPTIKTDMNNPEGGETAPMANHHHSHHHHQHHHHHPHHSHHHDHQ